A section of the Sphaerodactylus townsendi isolate TG3544 linkage group LG11, MPM_Stown_v2.3, whole genome shotgun sequence genome encodes:
- the ZNF775 gene encoding zinc finger protein 775, whose product MSRPWLKSRREEMQNGGPEKPARRGATCQRVGRRRSFSRLRKALEIQPAPARVSLEEGEVFGRGDLCDAGESGGDLVGDEAVVFRVGEGRASPRLCAAEADFACKECGKCFAWRSSLNIHKRTHTGEKPFRCHTCGRHFSQKPNLLCHQRHHTGERPFKCSRCERSFRQKQHLAKHQRTHARPRPSPHPCPECQRSFSNKAVLRLHHRAHAHHRQLAFRELKKAYKETVAWQREEAQAGLGWVARPKGRRRGVKKFICSECGKGFTWWSSLSIHQRIHTGEKPFPCTECGKSFTQKPNLLRHLRYHSGERPHSCSECGKGFTQKQHLVKHQRTHLAEKGFRCHACGQNFPTKGALTLHQRAGHVGADFLALELMAEKGCLPLGPPGRLDDMMGSLMASGQRTFRPPDLLSHPSDVDGQPVLIVEPGTRPQALSQTKKGVFWKPEVPKPPAPEQKHYICNECGKGFVSWSALTIHQRIHTGERPYQCGECGKSFSQKPNLVRHQRYHTGEKPYPCAECGKCFVQKHHLTKHQRVHQKGSRQGLARTVKVEGP is encoded by the coding sequence ATGTCCCGCCCTTGGCTAAAATCAAGAAGAGAGGAGATGCAGAACGGAGGCCCAGAAAAGCCCGCCAGGCGAGGCGCCACCTGCCAGCGAGTCGGGAGGCGGAGGAGTTTTTCACGACTCCGCAAAGCGTTGGAGATCCAGCCAGCCCCAGCGAGGGTCTCACTAGAGGAAGGAGAAGTCTTTGGCAGGGGAGACCTCTGTGACGCCGGGGAGTCAGGGGGGGATTTGGTGGGAGACGAGGCGGTGGTCTTCCgagttggggagggcagggccagCCCAAGGCTGTGTGCAGCGGAAGCTGACTTTGCCTGCAAGGAATGTGGGAAGTGTTTTGCCTGGAGGTCCTCCTTGAACATCCACAAGCGGACCCACACGGGCGAGAAGCCCTTCAGGTGCCACACCTGCGGGCGGCACTTCAGCCAGAAGCCCAACCTCCTGTGCCACCAGCGCCACCACACCGGGGAGCGGCCCTTCAAGTGCTCCAGGTGCGAGAGGAGCTTCCGGCAGAAGCAGCACCTGGCCAAGCACCAGCGCACCCACGCCCGGCCCCGGCCCAGCCCTCACCCCTGCCCCGAGTGCCAGCGCAGCTTCAGCAACAAGGCGGTCTTGCGGCTGCACCACCGGGCCCACGCCCACCACCGCCAGCTGGCCTTCCGGGAGCTGAAGAAGGCCTACAAGGAGACGGTGGCGTGGCAGCGGGAGGAGGCCCAGGCGGGGCTCGGCTGGGTGGCCCGGCCCAAAGGCCGGCGGCGGGGGGTGAAGAAGTTCATCTGCAGCGAGTGCGGCAAGGGCTTCACCTGGTGGTCCTCCCTCAGCATCCACCAGCGCATCCACACCGGAGAGAAGCCCTTCCCCTGCACCGAGTGCGGGAAGAGCTTTACCCAGAAGCCGAACCTCCTGCGGCACCTGCGCTACCACAGTGGCGAGAGGCCGCACTCGTGCTCGGAATGCGGCAAAGGCTTCACCCAGAAGCAGCACCTGGTGAAGCACCAGCGCACACACTTGGCGGAGAAGGGGTTCCGGTGCCACGCCTGTGGGCAGAACTTCCCCACTAAGGGGGCACTCACGCTGCACCAGCGGGCTGGCCATGTGGGGGCCGACTTCCTGGCTCTGGAACTGATGGCTGAGAAGGGGTGTCTGCCACTTGGCCCGCCAGGACGCCTGGACGACATGATGGGTTCCCTGATGGCCAGTGGCCAGAGGACCTTCCGGCCACCCGATCTCCTGAGCCACCCGAGCGACGTGGATGGGCAGCCAGTCCTGATTGTGGAGCCCGGCACCCGGCCGCAGGCTCTGTCCCAAACCAAGAAGGGGGTCTTCTGGAAGCCAGAGGTGCCCAAGCCGCCCGCCCCCGAGCAGAAGCACTACATCTGCAACGAGTGTGGGAAGGGGTTCGTGTCGTGGTCGGCGCTCACGATCCACCAGCGGATCCACACGGGGGAGAGGCCCTATCAGTGCGGGGAGTGCGGGAAGAGCTTCAGCCAGAAGCCCAACCTGGTGAGGCACCAGCGCTACCACACGGGGGAGAAGCCCTACCCGTGCGCAGAGTGCGGGAAATGCTTTGTCCAGAAGCACCACCTCACCAAGCACCAGCGGGTGCACCAGAAGGGGTCCCGCCAGGGCCTGGCACGGACCGTGAAGGTGGAAGGGCCGTAG
- the LOC125440670 gene encoding endothelial zinc finger protein induced by tumor necrosis factor alpha-like, translated as MQRKTRPVELIEPYPPESHLWERPDPLAQTRPGPPLGVSGTRDPWRCPRQPRAREGTHEPPSCAAPRPAERGSQETLLGGRGASRPPAGGGLAWPSLRKVQRLPNKAMGGSPPQPDAPPGAASGPRGSTALPSPGLLQARGAAALPPWPDCLGGRLARTSKRERGSKTSVPGAAWLPRGGADGRTRALPPRRRRPGLPSGPARRVSLRNRTGLLDGVGKRPGAQGEAKGRRQEAERRRAGSGASQPWAAMQRAKPRAGLAPASVSTAATAAAATAAPDEQAAAGGGRPMEGEPGPEGPPAQQGSPPAERPFLFPAWEESSGDENALVIHSQVEEEEHKCLVCGESFRQPLGLLRHQKQQHPGERAFLCPECGRGFSLKHNLIIHQRIHTGEKPFGCGVCGKRFSLKQNLLTHQRVHATATPAPTAEKPFPCAVCGKSFREQRLLLAHQKGDCGGAAEEKQETSAVPSRTTHGRERPRSESDCAETFLQRPFRVKHPEKPHRNGAAFAGRECGEDLGCKGGHQRILQGGRPGQREEGRRRFGQKEGADAPFHCLTCGKSFAQKGSLATHRRSHPGEEMLS; from the exons ATGCAGCGCAAGACTCGCCCCGTGGAGTTGATTGAGCCGTATCCCCCGGAAAGCCACCTGTGG GAACGACCGGACCCTCTAGCACAGACCCGGCCCGGCCCCCCACTGGGGGTTTCTGGTACGCGTGACCCATGGAGATGCCCACGGCAGCCCCGGGCACGGGAAGGGACCCACGAGCCACCCAGCTGCGCCGCCCCACGCCCTGCAGAGAGGGGGAGTCAAGAAACACTGCTGGGAGGGCGAGGAGCCTCCAGACCACCGGCGGGAGGGGGCCTGGCTTGGCCCAGCCTGAGGAAAGTCCAGCGGCTCCCCAATAAAGCGATGGggggctcccccccccagcccgatGCTCCTCCTGGCGCAGCCTCAGGGCCGAGGGGGAGCACAGCACTGCCTTCCCCCGGGCTACTGCAAGCAAGAGGCGCGGCTGCGTTGCCCCCCTGGCCGGACTGCCTCGGGGGCCGCCTAGCCAGGACTTCCAAGAGAGAGCGTGGATCAAAGACTTCCGTGCCGGGCGCGGCCTGGCTGCCAAGAGGGGGAGCCGACGGACGGACGCGCGCGCtcccgccccgccgccgccgcccgggcCTTCCTTCCGGGCCAGCCAGGCGCGTCAGCCTGCGGAACCGCACCGGGCTCCTCGACGGCGTGGGCAAGCGGCCAGGCGCGCAGGGCGAGGCGAAAGGCCGGCGCCAGGAGGCGGAGCGGCGAAGGGCAGGAAGCGGCGCCTCCCAGCCCTGGGCCGCCATGCAGCGCGCAAAGCCCCGCGCGGGGCTGGCGCCGGCCTCGGTAtctacagcagcaacagcagcagcagcaaccgcgGCCCCGGACGAGCAGGCGGCGGCGG GAGGCGGCCGGCCCATGGAAGGGGAGCCGGGTCCAGAGGGCCCCCCGGCCCAGCAGGGCTCCCCACCGGCAGAAAGGCCCTTCCTGTTCCCCGCCTGGGAAGAGAGCTCGGGGGACGAGAACGCCCTGGTCATCCACAgccaggtggaggaagaggagcacAAGTGCCTGGTGTGCGGGGAGAGCTTCCGCCAGCCGCTGGGCCTCCTGCGgcaccagaagcagcagcaccccGGCGAGCGGGCCTTCCTCTGCCCGGAGTGCGGCCGGGGGTTCAGCCTCAAGCACAACCTCATCATCCACCAGCGCATCCACACCGGCGAGAAGCCCTTCGGCTGCGGCGTCTGCGGGAAGCGCTTCAGCCTCAAGCAGAACCTGCTGACGCACCAACGGGTCCACGCCACGGCCACCCCAGCCCCCACAGCGGAGAAGCCCTTTCCCTGCGCCGTCTGTGGGAAGAGCTTCCGGGAGCAGCGGCTTCTCCTGGCCCACCAGAAAGGGGACTGTGGGGGGGCTGCCGAGGAGAAGCAGGAGACCAGCGCGGTCCCTTCGCGGACGACACACGGCAGGGAGAGGCCCCGCTCGGAAAGCGACTGCGCGGAGACCTTCCTGCAGAGGCCGTTCCGGGTCAAGCACCCAGAGAAGCCCCACCGGAATGGGGCGGCTTTTGCGGGCCGGGAGTGTGGGGAAGACCTCGGCTGCAAGGGCGGCCACCAGCGAATCCTCCAGGGGGGCCGGCCGGGGCAGCgcgaggagggcaggaggcgctttGGCCAGAAGGAGGGGGCCGACGCTCCTTTCCACTGTCTGACGTGTGGGAAGTCTTTTGCCCAGAAGGGCAGCCTGGCCACGCACCGGAGGAGCCACCCGGGAGAGGAGATGCTCAGCTGA